The DNA region CGAGGAGGTCATCGCGGCCTGCAAGGCGGCGGAGATACACGACGTCATCGAGGGCCTTCCCCAGGGCTACCAGACCGAGATAGGCGAGCGGGGCACCGGCCTCTCGGGCGGGCAGAAGCAGCGCATCGCCATTGCCCGCGCCCTGCTGAAGCGGCCCAGAATCCTGATCTTCGACGAGGCCGTGTCCAACCTCGACGGCCAGACGGCCGAGCAGTTCGCCAAGACCATCAACCGCCTCAAGGGGCATGTGACCATGCTCTTCATCACCCACCAGGTGCCGCGAGGGTTGGAGGTGGATGAGGTGGTCCAGTTCGGCGCGCGGCGGCCCGCGCCGGAAGGCGGCGGTCAACAGGCCGCACCGGGTGCGTGATGAGCACGCCTTCGCCCCTGCGTTTCATCCAGATCGAGGTCAGCACGGTCTGCAACTTCCGCTGCTTCTACTGCATCGGCCGGACCTGGACGCCCAGGCACATGGACATGGCGCTGTTCCAGTCAATTCTCCATGGCCTCCAGCCCGGCGCGCGCACCGTCTCGCTCCAGGGGGAAGGGGAGCCCCTTGCGCATCCACAATTCTGGACAATGGCCGGGCTGGTGAAAGAGGCTGGCCTGACGCCATACACCATCACCAACGGCAGCCTGGTCGATCCCGCGCGTATGGCCGGGCTGTTCCCGATAATCGGATTCTCCCTGGATACAGTGGACCCGGACTTTGCCGAGCGCATCGGCCGGCGCGATCTCCCCAATGTCCTCAGCCGCCTGGAAGCGCTCTGCGACGCCATGGGGCCGGAGCGGATCATCATCCACACCGTGCACTTCGGACAGGATCTCGCCGCGCTCAAGCAGTACCTGCAGCGTCGCGGGCTTGTCCGGCACGTGGTGCAGCCGCTGCAGGGTAAGAGCGACTACAGAGCCCGCTACCCCAAGTGGCAGCCCAAAGCCGCCGCGCCCGAACGGTCAGGACCATGCCGCCACCTAGCTCGACCATTCATGCGTTTCTACGATGTGGAGGGCAGGGACTACCCGTGCTGCTACATCAAGAGCAGCGCGCACTACCGCTCGGACAGCGAGCTTTTGGATGAGCTCGAGGCACGGCGCATTCCCCAAGCCTGCACCGGCTGCCGGGCGATCGGCAGCGGCGTCCAAGACGCGTCCTCCTCGCTGACCGCGGACTGAGCGGCGGCGCTCCTCTCTTTGCTTGTACATCTTTGCTGCGCAACGGTGCAGCACATGCGCACTACGTGATGGGTGCAGCACATGGTGCTGCCTGCGGTATTTGCAAATTAAATGGCTACGGCAGAAAATCGTGTAATATATAAATCACGGTGGAGCGGCGGGACTTCGAAAAAAATTTGGCAACAGCGTACAGATTACATCGGTGAATGAAAACCATTATCCGATAATAATATACTGTAATAATGGACTATACAAAAATTTAGAATTTCAGACTATTTCGATCTAAAATATAGGATGTACGTCGCTGATCCACCGGTATTCGAATTAGTTGTAATTGCGTGGCTGGTTATGGAAATACAATATAAACTTTTCTCTTGATGCAATCGTAAGTGTTGGTTAAGAGGTACGTAAGCTGTGTAGTTATTGGGCAAAGTGACAAATGTGTGTCAGTCGCTGTGTGGATTTGCCCAGGGCTGCCGGCCGCAGCACGAAAGCGAAAAGACGGAGTCGAAGTAGAAAGCAGGTTCGAATTCGTTTCCCAGCCTCGCTGATCCCTCCTCCGACAAGGTTCGCCAAGTAGTTGATTGGTGCCCACGCTGGCATGTTGGGCGCGCTGGATGTCGTGCGTTCACCATAAGCGCATGGGGCAATCAGACCGCCAAGGTAGGGCGGCAACAGGATGATCCAAGGGCGAATACCGCCAAGGGAACGAGATGCTCGCGATAGGGCACAGACAGATATCGAGGAAATGGCGCAGGAAGACTGCTGACCGCAGACCCGCATCGGAGAATTGTATGAGAAAGACCGCATCGACGCATTGGTGGATTCTGGCCGCCGCCTGTTGCTGCATGCTGCTGTGTGCAACACCGTCCAGCGCTGCTGAAAGCGACGCAATAAATGCAACGCCAAAGATCGACAATGTCGGCTTTATGAAAAATCCACCCAAAGAGCTCGTGGATCGCTTTCCCATGTGCGATGCGTTTTTGAACGTGGAGTGGATTGATAAGGAAAAGAAGATTGGAATTAGCCATTATAGTTTATATAATGAGAAAGGAGAAAAGGTTGTTCAGAGTATTGATGCATTAATCCATTTGGATCCACAATTCCCTCGCTATGATTATTCGACTACGGAATACTACCCTGGAAGCAGCATTGATTCTCCTAAGCAACCTTTCAATAAAAAAAATCTACATAATCTCCGCTCGCTTATTAAGAATGGTAAAGTAGATCGGACGAACATTGATCTCAGAATAAAAGGCAATTCAAGAGGGATTGAGTTCGCTCGTCTTCCATACGAAAGCTATTCATTGGCGAACCATCAGCGAAATATCTGCGTACCATACCCTGGAAATCATCGCATGTGGTTGGCAGAAAATAAATATATCAGTAAAATATACAGTAATGACAAACTTAAAAAAATCAGAAAAACTCTTGAAAGCGCCCATCTGATGTCCAATAAAATTTCGATATTGGAAGGGTTTGATTGTTTTTTGTCAGTTGATTTAAACTTTGACGGTAAACAAGATTACTACGCATGCAATTCATTATTATATTCGGTGGGAGATGACTATTACGAATTAATCAGAGGTTCGCATGCTGAGTATGGAAAATTAAAATTTCCGCCATTTTGCAGGAAATGTGAAATTAATGCATTTTCTGATTGTTATCTCACGACAGATGGGGAGCAATTTTTCCTTAACAATCAATGCAATCTGACAGAATCCACTAAGGGAGATGAATGACCATGGCCCCAATAAATTGGAAAAAGACAGTAGACCAGCTTACCCAAAAGAAGAGCGATCTTACGAAAGAGGCTATAGCTGATAAGGGATGGCGTGGCTTTTTTCATGCCTTGGGTACGATCGAGTCAAGCGGCAGATATTACATTAGTAATGATGCTGGCTATACGGGTATGTATCAAGTAGGTCAAAAAAATGCAACATACTATAATTATTTCGACAAAGATAGTGTGGGGAATGGTTTTTTGGGTGCATCGACTGTAAAAGATATCGGAAAAGATCCAATTGCACAGGAACTTTACGCAATAATAGCTTTTTCCGGGGTGCCAAAATTTGGGAATAAGCCATATATTGATATGTATAGTGCAGTCAAAAGTGAGGCGAATGGGCGTGCATCCAATACAAATTTTAATTTATCTGATTTGATAGGTAAAACTTTCAATATAACATATACACAGTCTGGTGGAGTGGTTGGTACGCATGATTTGGTAACATTTTCCGAGGCTGGTATTGCTGCAGCTACACATCTTATCGGCTTTGGATCAATGGCAGATGCTTTGATTGCAGTTTGGAACGAATATTCGAGTGCCAAAAATGATCCAACTAAAATCGTAGTAGATCCTGCTGGGAAGACTTCGTACAATATCACATTAAATGATAATGGACACTTGGCGGATGGCAATCAGATTGCTTTTTCAAATTATATTGAATTGTTGGATGGGTATAGTATTTCTACATTAATTTCTGCGCAGAATAATATAACAAGTTTTTCACAATTGGTACAGCAGCTTATTGCTTACAGAAAGGATAAAATCTTAGAGTACTTAAGCATGGATAAATATGTTACCGACTTAGGTGAAATTGTCCGTGCGACTACTGTAATGGATTTGACTGATAGTAAATTTGATGTGTTAGCTAAAACCATTTATAGAGAACTGGGTTTGCCAATGCAATATTATAACAATAATTATGGAAAAATAATATTAAGCGGTGACTTGAACACCATATCCAGCAACGAATCGGATCTTATTATTGGGTTTGGAGAGAAGGATCAAATTTTTATCTCTGGTGATGGTGATGATGTTCTGATTGGAGGCAATGGCAATGATATGTTACAAGGCTATGAGGGTAAGGACACCTATGTATATGATAAAGGTGACGGTGTTGATAAAATTCTCGATGCGAGTTTAGGCAATAAAATAGTCGTTAATGGCCTCCAGATTCAAAGTGCAGATGCTGTTAAGAACGTAGCCCATAAATGGATTGATAGCACTGGTCAATATATATTTTCGTTTGATAAGAGTGCTGAAACTCTAACGATAAACGGCGCAGCATTCAATTCGAACGAAGGCATTACTTTGTATGCCATTAAAAATGCCGCCGATGTTAAGGATCGCTTTGGCATTGAACTCGGAACTTCATCCAACCAAGCAGCTTTTACTGGTCAAAGCTCCACCCCCTTTGATGCCTCTGATTCTGATGACATCGCCTCCTCCACCAACGAGTACAACTCCGCGTCCATCAATTTGGCGCTCAAGGATAGCCTCAAGGAAGGCGATGTCCTCAAGATAATCGCTTCCGCAGACGGCGAGATCGACCTGAGCAACGTCTTTGTCGTTACAGGCGACGAGACGCACAGCTTCTCCGGCGGCGAGGTCGTGCTGGATGGTTCGTCCGGCAAGGACTTCTTCTCCCTGGCCTTTCTGACCAATCAGGACCTTGCCGAGAACTCCAACGTGACCTTCACTGCCGTCATCGAGACCACGGACGAGAACGGCGCGCCCATCACCATCGAGAGCAACCAGTTCAGCCTCGACGTCCTGGACGTGAACGGCTCTGATGGCAGTGCTACTCAGAATGTCCAGCTCGGCAGCGATGACGACACATACATCATGCCATCCGACGCCACCGGCCGCATGCACATCGATGGCGGCGCTGGTCGGGATTATCTCGTTGTCCGCGACGGAAACGACATCCTGGAGGGCGGCTCCGGCGGCGACGGCCTGATCGGTGACGCTGGCAACGACGTGTTGTATGGCGGCTCCTCCGGCAGTACTGAGGTGCTCATCGTTAACGGCAACAGTCAGGCCGCGACGGGAGAGCTGGGCGATTGGATTGACGGCGGCGACGGCAATGATTCGATGTTTTCCGGAGCCGATGATGACATTCTGTTCGGCGGCGACGGCCATGACCTCATTGTTGCAGGCGGCGGCGACGACTGGATCATGGGTGATCTGGACACCTTCAGTTTTAACGGTCGGTGGCAGGATTGGCATTTTGAGGAAGAGACCGTTACCGGGCCCAATGGGGAAACGTCTACCCAGCGGAACCTGATGAATATCAGTCTGGAGAGCACCGACGGAGTCGGCGACGATGTGCTGTACGCCGGCGCGGGCAATGATATGGCCGCGGGCGAAGCCGGGAATGACGCGATCTATCTGGGCAGCGGCGACGACAGAGGGTTGGGCGGTACAGGTTCCGACATCATTCTTGGCGAGGACGGCGACGACGTACTCAGAGGCGACGGTACTCTTGCATATAACTCCGGCAGCCTGCCAGATGATGATTCTCTCCATGGTGATGATTTTCTGGACGGCGGCGCTGGCGATGACTCGCTCTATGGTGAAGGCGGCAACGACGTTCTGTATGGCGGGGCCGGCGACGACTACATGCAGGGTGACTCGCTCGATCAGACCACGGCCGGCCGCGATTACCTGGATGGCGAAGACGGCAACGACACCATGTTCGGAGCCCAGGGCGACGATACACTCTATGGCGGCGCCGGTAATGACAGACTGGGAGGGGACGCCAACGATCTCTCTGCTGATCTCCACGGCTCCGACTACCTGAACGGCGAAGAGGGCGACGACATTCTGCTCGGCCACGGCGGCGATGATACCCTGTACGGCGGCGTCGGCAATGACGATCTGTACGGCGATGGGGATGAGGTCGCTGTGAGCGCCCATGGCAACGACACCCTCAACGGCGGCGAGGGCGACGACTATCTCTACGGCGGCGGCGCAGACGACTATCTGTTCGGCGGTACCGGAAACGACAATATGTACGGCGATGGCGGCATCGCTACCGAGAGCGGTTTCGGTGATGACTTCCTGGACGGCGGGGACGGCAATGACGGCCTTGTCGGTGGCGGTGGCGACGACATCCTGTACGGCGGCGCAGGCAACGACATACTCAAAGGCGACGACCCGAACGCCTTTACCGAGCTGGCCGGCAACGACTACCTCGACGGCGGCATGGGCTACGATTACCTCGCCGGCGGCGCTGGCGACGACACGATTTTTGGCGGCGATGGTTACGACGACTTGTACGCCGGCGCCGGCAACGACTATCTGGACGGCGGTGCTGGCAACGACTACCTCTTTGCCGACGGTGGCGACAACACCCTGGTAGGCGGCAGCGGCGACGACCAATATGTTGTCACTGCGGATGCAGGCGTTACGCATATTGCGGACAGTGAAGGAACGTATGACAGGCTTCGGATTGAAGGCGCGACCTTTGCTTCCGTGCGCCTCGGTCTGGGATCGCTGCTGATCACCACCGAGGATGGGCGCGAGATCCACCTGGACGACTTCGACCCGGATGATCCGTACGGCAGCAAGACCATCGAGTTCTTCGAGTTCGAGGACGGCACCTACAGCTATGAGGATCTCGTGGCCAAGGGGCTGGACTTCACCGGCACCCAGGAAGACGACATCATCTATGGTACGGCCCTGGACGATCGCATCGTGGCGCTGGAAGGCGATGACGAGCTGTATGGTCTGGCCGGCAACGATACGTTGGACGGCGGCGCCGGAGACGACATCATGGTTGGCGGCGAGGGCGACGACACCTACGTGTTCGACTCCGAAGGCGACACGATCGTGGAGGAGGCCGATGCCGGCCGCGACCTGGTGCAGTCCAGCCTGGACCATGCCATTGAGGAGAACGTCGAGGATCTCACGCTGACCGGAACCGCCGTGATCGGCACCGGCAACGAGCTGGACAACGCCATCACCGGCAATGCCGAGGACAACACGCTGACCGGTCTGGCTGGAAATGACGACCTGGACGGCGGCGCTGGCATCGACGTTATGATCGGCGGTACGGGCGACGATACGTACCACGTGGACAACGCAGCCGATACGGTGACCGAAGTGGCCGGCGAGGGACACGACACCGTCGTCTCCTCCATCACCTGGACGCTGACCGATACTTTCGAGGATCTCACCCTGATCGGTGTGGAACATATCGATGGCACGGGTAATGCGCAGGACAATATCCTTCTAGGCAACGAGGGCGACAACACGCTCACAGGATATGCCGGCGATGATCATCTGGACGGCGGCTGGGGCAAGGACATTCTGATCGGCGGCGCAGGCAACGACTCCTATGTTGTTGATGACAGAGATGATCAGATAACCGAGCTGGCCTCCGGGGGCATCGATTCCGTTACCTCCGACGTGGATTGGACCCTTTCCGACAATGTTGAGAACCTGACGCTTCTTGGGAATACGAGCGGTGAGTGGCCGGACGCGCTGAATGGCACCGGCAACGCCGAAGACAACATCATAATAGGCAACGCTGGCTATAACCACCTGGAAGGTCTAGACGGTGATGACACGCTGGATGGCCGCGCCGGCGGCGATGAGATGTACGGCGGCGATGGTGACGATATTATCTACGGCGGTGATGACGCCTCGTATGCCGGCGGCTATGGCGGCCAGAGACTCTATGACAATAGCGATGTTATCTACGGCGGCGACGGCAATGATACCATAGACGGCGGCTCGGGCAGTGACGGACTGTTCGGCGATGCAGGCGACGACGTTATCTACGGCGGCGACGACGGCATGCTGATTACGGACAGCATGAGCGGCTATGGCGGCGACTACCTGTCGAACGACGACTACATCGAAGGCGGCGCGGGCAACGATATTCTGGACGGCGGCTCCGGCAACGATGAGCTGTACGGCGGAACCGGCGCGGACGAACTGTACGGCGGCGATGACGGGCCGCTGAACGCGAGGAATGATGACTACCTGGATGGCGGCGAGGGGATCGATATCATGCGCGGCGGGACCGGCGATGACACCTACATCGTCGACGGCGAGATGGAGCTGATACCCCCGAATCCGCCGGAGCCCGGTTGCGATATCGGCACTGGCGATGATGATCCGGAGCCGACCTATCGCGCCGAGTGGGATACGGTGATCGAGTACGCCGGTGAGGGGTATGACACCATCTACAGCTCGGTCAGCATGGTGCTGCCGGACAACGTCGAAGAGATCCGCTTCATGGGCGAGGCGGACATCGATGTGGTAGGCAACTCCGACGACAACTACATCGCCGGCAATATCGGCAACAACATCATCAACGGCGGCGGTGGCGCCGACCATATGGCCGGCGGCGCAGGCGATGACACGTACTACGTGGACAACGAAGACGATGTGGTCGCGGAAAGCGCGAACCAGGGCACGGACACTGTCAAAGCGTACATCGACGGCTACCGTCTCGGTAACAACGTCGAGAACCTCGATCTGACCAATGGTGTGCAGAACGGCTACGGCAACGCGCTCGACAATCGTATCCGCGGCAACTCGGTCGATAACGTGCTGTACGGCGAGGCCGGCAACGACAGGATCGCCGGCGCCGGCGGCAATGACCAGCTTTTCGGCGGTGATGGCGACGATATCTACTTCTTTGGTCCGGGTGGCGGCCAGGATGTCGTGTACGACTGGGTCGGCAATGACAAGGTTGTTCTGACCGGTGGCCTGCTGCCGGATGATATCTCGCTGACCCGTGATGGTTCGGATCTGGTCATTGGCATCAAGGGCAGCGATGAGACGCTGACACTGGACGGCTGGCTGACGGGTGACAACTCGGTGCATACGCTGAAGTTCTGCGGCGGGACGTCGTATACGGATGAAGAGATCGACCATTACGCGAGCGATGAGCCCTTCCTGGCGGTCAATGACCATAACGCTGTCCAGG from Oceanidesulfovibrio marinus includes:
- a CDS encoding radical SAM protein, producing MSTPSPLRFIQIEVSTVCNFRCFYCIGRTWTPRHMDMALFQSILHGLQPGARTVSLQGEGEPLAHPQFWTMAGLVKEAGLTPYTITNGSLVDPARMAGLFPIIGFSLDTVDPDFAERIGRRDLPNVLSRLEALCDAMGPERIIIHTVHFGQDLAALKQYLQRRGLVRHVVQPLQGKSDYRARYPKWQPKAAAPERSGPCRHLARPFMRFYDVEGRDYPCCYIKSSAHYRSDSELLDELEARRIPQACTGCRAIGSGVQDASSSLTAD
- a CDS encoding VCBS domain-containing protein, translated to MAPINWKKTVDQLTQKKSDLTKEAIADKGWRGFFHALGTIESSGRYYISNDAGYTGMYQVGQKNATYYNYFDKDSVGNGFLGASTVKDIGKDPIAQELYAIIAFSGVPKFGNKPYIDMYSAVKSEANGRASNTNFNLSDLIGKTFNITYTQSGGVVGTHDLVTFSEAGIAAATHLIGFGSMADALIAVWNEYSSAKNDPTKIVVDPAGKTSYNITLNDNGHLADGNQIAFSNYIELLDGYSISTLISAQNNITSFSQLVQQLIAYRKDKILEYLSMDKYVTDLGEIVRATTVMDLTDSKFDVLAKTIYRELGLPMQYYNNNYGKIILSGDLNTISSNESDLIIGFGEKDQIFISGDGDDVLIGGNGNDMLQGYEGKDTYVYDKGDGVDKILDASLGNKIVVNGLQIQSADAVKNVAHKWIDSTGQYIFSFDKSAETLTINGAAFNSNEGITLYAIKNAADVKDRFGIELGTSSNQAAFTGQSSTPFDASDSDDIASSTNEYNSASINLALKDSLKEGDVLKIIASADGEIDLSNVFVVTGDETHSFSGGEVVLDGSSGKDFFSLAFLTNQDLAENSNVTFTAVIETTDENGAPITIESNQFSLDVLDVNGSDGSATQNVQLGSDDDTYIMPSDATGRMHIDGGAGRDYLVVRDGNDILEGGSGGDGLIGDAGNDVLYGGSSGSTEVLIVNGNSQAATGELGDWIDGGDGNDSMFSGADDDILFGGDGHDLIVAGGGDDWIMGDLDTFSFNGRWQDWHFEEETVTGPNGETSTQRNLMNISLESTDGVGDDVLYAGAGNDMAAGEAGNDAIYLGSGDDRGLGGTGSDIILGEDGDDVLRGDGTLAYNSGSLPDDDSLHGDDFLDGGAGDDSLYGEGGNDVLYGGAGDDYMQGDSLDQTTAGRDYLDGEDGNDTMFGAQGDDTLYGGAGNDRLGGDANDLSADLHGSDYLNGEEGDDILLGHGGDDTLYGGVGNDDLYGDGDEVAVSAHGNDTLNGGEGDDYLYGGGADDYLFGGTGNDNMYGDGGIATESGFGDDFLDGGDGNDGLVGGGGDDILYGGAGNDILKGDDPNAFTELAGNDYLDGGMGYDYLAGGAGDDTIFGGDGYDDLYAGAGNDYLDGGAGNDYLFADGGDNTLVGGSGDDQYVVTADAGVTHIADSEGTYDRLRIEGATFASVRLGLGSLLITTEDGREIHLDDFDPDDPYGSKTIEFFEFEDGTYSYEDLVAKGLDFTGTQEDDIIYGTALDDRIVALEGDDELYGLAGNDTLDGGAGDDIMVGGEGDDTYVFDSEGDTIVEEADAGRDLVQSSLDHAIEENVEDLTLTGTAVIGTGNELDNAITGNAEDNTLTGLAGNDDLDGGAGIDVMIGGTGDDTYHVDNAADTVTEVAGEGHDTVVSSITWTLTDTFEDLTLIGVEHIDGTGNAQDNILLGNEGDNTLTGYAGDDHLDGGWGKDILIGGAGNDSYVVDDRDDQITELASGGIDSVTSDVDWTLSDNVENLTLLGNTSGEWPDALNGTGNAEDNIIIGNAGYNHLEGLDGDDTLDGRAGGDEMYGGDGDDIIYGGDDASYAGGYGGQRLYDNSDVIYGGDGNDTIDGGSGSDGLFGDAGDDVIYGGDDGMLITDSMSGYGGDYLSNDDYIEGGAGNDILDGGSGNDELYGGTGADELYGGDDGPLNARNDDYLDGGEGIDIMRGGTGDDTYIVDGEMELIPPNPPEPGCDIGTGDDDPEPTYRAEWDTVIEYAGEGYDTIYSSVSMVLPDNVEEIRFMGEADIDVVGNSDDNYIAGNIGNNIINGGGGADHMAGGAGDDTYYVDNEDDVVAESANQGTDTVKAYIDGYRLGNNVENLDLTNGVQNGYGNALDNRIRGNSVDNVLYGEAGNDRIAGAGGNDQLFGGDGDDIYFFGPGGGQDVVYDWVGNDKVVLTGGLLPDDISLTRDGSDLVIGIKGSDETLTLDGWLTGDNSVHTLKFCGGTSYTDEEIDHYASDEPFLAVNDHNAVQEDVLTSVTGNVLANDDDADGYATAIPGVYVGVYGTLILAADGAYTYTLNNDADSVQALAEGQTVADVFSYDIVNNNPFEPSTSTASLIIDVAGSNDAPEATPDGLTVTEDSAQGAAGNVLANDHDFDTGAILTVTNPGTLAGLYGTLTLDANGGYHYALNNDFAEVQALAQGETRSEVFSYTVSDGIAEQSESLIISIVGANDAPTTVTDTAAVQEDGVLTATGNVLANDADVDNGTVLSVASPGALDGVYGQLTLGEDGAYTYTLDNDSQAVQALGVGETAQEHFSYATTDGIAATAGELTVTVEGQNDIPVLDAPIADQTVQTNTDVSWQIPAGTFSDIDQNDTLTYSATRADGSALPEWLQFDSETQTFSGHVPTDAEGSVDIKVFASDGHGDDSYASDVFSIAVEQGDDGGCDHGGHHGGGCGDHGGHHGGRCGDHGGGHHGGGCGSHDDGWGWFPGCGWGGDWGGYSGGGWGGCGDHQGGWTGGWSGSHGGYGGGCGHSDPWYGGWGGGNNSSCGNHGQQGWSAHDRKGGYPAAKDFGKYCEEFDKQHDGDKSGSNSFFARWKAMERALAECEAPYSDSWSDVHKGADIDCLNQAGNGCMGSKYAWRDDKFSLAAGCGADLQRFNGLSEGVAKLG